A genomic segment from Rhinatrema bivittatum chromosome 19, aRhiBiv1.1, whole genome shotgun sequence encodes:
- the LOC115080977 gene encoding ADM-like, whose amino-acid sequence MTPTQLLPVLFCVLTTALCNSPREKDKDRPLPPSTVSFLERLKSLRSPSALQEAGSLPYVRPEEVQERSGAPARPLPRRREKRHVAPGIAMRGCHLGTCQLQNLASTLYRLGNNTGKNGSNRNTKDPRGYGRRRRSLARKKQHSPARRIAVAQRRLAT is encoded by the exons ATGACTCCCACGCAGCTGCTCCCTGTGCTGTTCTGTGTGCTGACAACAGCTCTCTGCAACTCTCCGAGAGAAAAGGACAAAGACAG ACCCTTGCCTCCTTCCACGGTTTCCTTTCTGGAGAGACTAAAGAGCCTGCGGTCACCCTCCGCCCTGCAGGAAGCAGGGAGTCTCCCCTATGTGAGGCCCGAGGAAGTCCAGGAACGCAGCGGTGCTCCCGCCAG GCCCCTGCCTCGCCGGAGGGAGAAGCGCCACGTCGCCCCGGGCATCGCCATGCGAGGGTGCCACCTGGGCACCTGCCAGCTCCAGAACCTTGCCAGCACGCTCTACCGCCTCGGCAACAACACCGGGAAAAATGGCTCCAACCGGAACACCAAGGACCCGAGGGGCTATGGCCGCAGGCGCCGCTCTTTGGCCAGGAAGAAACAGCACAGTCCTGCCCGGAGGATCGCTGTGGCTCAGCGACGGCTTGCCACCTAG